A stretch of DNA from Leptospira barantonii:
AAGAACGGTCGATGTATGTGAGCGGAAGCGTGGAAGAATGGGAAACTTGGACTCGGATGAAATTCCCGGAATCGGGATCGTTTGCGATTCCGGGAGGTTTGGCCCCGGTCGGAATCGACCGGGAAAAAAACTTAGGAGAGTATGTGGAACCGAACGTCTGGTTCCAACATAAGATTTAAGCGGTTCTTCTGAGAATGTCCTGAACCGGATCGATTTCCTGAGAAGAAGCGAAGTAACTTCTGTAAGACAAAAACCAAACCGAAGAGATTGCGCCCAGAGCAAGAGTGCCTAACGTGATGTTTGCTTCTCCCGAAAGTGCATAAGCTCCCGCAACGAGAATCGCCATACGGATCGGTTCCGCAAAAAGCGCCCAACGTTTTCTTTCCAAAATTCCGCCTAACGTCAAAAGGGAGACCAACGTAACGATACTGATCACTCCGATGTTGAACCAAGGAAGCGAATTTACCTTTACGAGCATTCCGAACGCAAGCGCAACGGAAAGGATAAACCAAACCAGAGAGTAAAGGCTAAGACCTTTCGGAAGATCTATATCATATTTTTTGAATGTTTTTGCGGAAACCTCGGGAATCGGATATTGGCCTCCGAGTTCGGTCGGTCTCCAGCCCGGCATCGCAAAGAAAACTTTGATCTTATCGGACCAACGAGGACAGCGCCAAGCGAGTTCGACCATTTCCCACCAATAGTGAAGATTCGCCCAAATCGGATTGAAACTTTGAAGAGGTTTAACGGTTCCGTAAACCGGTTCTTCGGATTCAGGTTCGAAGGTTCCGAACCATTTGTCGAATACGATCAAGGTTCCACCGTGATTCTTATCGATGTATTTCGGATTGATTCCGTGGTGAACCCTATGGTGAGAAGGTGTATTGAAGATCGCTTCGAACCAACGAGGAAATTTATCGATCGCTTTTGTGTGAATCCAGAATTGATAGATGAGATTGAGTTGTCCGTTTAAGATCATCACGATCGGAGAAAAACCGATCAGCGCCAATGGAAGATAAAAAACCCAGGTAAAAATACCGTGAAAGCTCGCTTGTCTGAGAGCTACGGTGAGATTGTATTCTTCGCTTTGGTGGTGAACAACGTGTCCCGCCCAAAGAAAGTTAACCTCGTGACTCAAACGGTGATTCCAGTAATAAGCCAAATCATAACCGATGAAACAAAGAACCCAAACTCCTACGACAAGGATCCAGGCCCAACTCAAAGAACTGAGTCCCAGGGTTCCGGCGGGAACAGCGGAAAGCGCTTCACCCGGCCAGGACGGAAGATCGAAAATTCTAAAATTTTGATAGATGTAGATGTAAGCGGCCAGAGTAACCGTTTTCGAAAAAACTCCCACAACCTGACTCGCGGTTCCCGCGGAGAGATCGTTGATCGAATCGTTGAGTCGATAGAGTTTACGTTTGTGATACGCGGAAAATCCCATTTCCAAAAAGATCAGCAAAAAGAAGAACGGAATTGCGATCGTGACAAGATTGATTTCCATAAAGCCGCCCAAATAAGTTCTAACTTTAGTTTATTCTTCCAATTCTCCCGTGGTCAATTCAAAAACAAAAAACAGTGTTCGTGAAAGACTTTTTCCATTACGAACGTTATGAAAAATCCACTAATCCTAAAGTGGGATGTCGCATTACAAATCGATATCCTTCGTCCTTAAGGGAGAATTGGAATCCTTATGAATGGATGTTCATTCCGAGAATGTGGACGTAGGTTCCCAAAAGAACAAGACGAAGGAGCTCAAGCGCGGTTTCGCAATTTTGAATAGATCCATTGATCCAAAAAAACTCCATTCTTAAAAACGGCTTCCTTGTTTGTGCCGTCCAATACGAATCCGTTTTTTTCCAATGCCCTCGCGGAAGCCGGCCGGTTTGAAAACACTTCCGCGTAAATCCGATGAAGACCGTGTTCTGTATATGCAATATTTATAATAGACTGGATTGCTTGAGTGACGATTCCGCGGTTCCAGAATTCTTCCCCGATCCAATAACCGATTTCTCCGTTAAAACGATAAACGTCCTCTTTGAAAAGTAAGGTGATGATTCCGATCGCATTCCCTTCGAAAAGAATCGCGTATGTTCTGGATCTCGAATCCCTCAAACAAGCGCGGATATAATCGAGAGCGTCCTGGAGCTGATACGGAAACGGAAAACTTCCTCTCAAACCCGCGAATACGTTTTCGGAGTTCGCATGAATTGCAAGAGACGGGGCGTGCGATTCTCGGATGGGTTCCAGTTTGAGATTCATTGGATTTAAGGGACGATTCAAAGAGAGAACATCGAAAAAATTAAAACGAAAAGATTTCGAAGTCAATTCTCTTCGCGAATCGAAGCTCCTTCGTTTTGAAATTTCCGTCAAAACTTGACTTATTCTTCCCTTCGGGAAATATCTGGTCTTTATGGCGGCTAAGAAAAAGAACTGGCTTCTTTACGGAGCAAACGGTTACACCGGAGAACTGATCGCGAGAAAGGCAGTGGAACGGGGACAAAAGCCCGTTCTCGCTGGAAGATCGGAAGCGAAGATTCGTCCTCTGGCCGAAGAACTCGGTTTGCCGTTTCGGATTTTTTCTCTGGAGAATCCCGAGGAAGTTCGCAATCAAATCGCCGATTGTTTTTTGGTTTTACACTGTGCCGGTCCTTTTATCGAAACTGCCGTTCCAATGGCCAATGCTTGTATAGAATCCGGAACTCATTATTTGGATATCACCGGAGAGATTCCGGTTTACGAAAAACTTCATTCTTTATCATCCAAAGCACTTGCAAAAAAAGTAATGCTTCTTCCGGGAGTTGGATTCGATATCGTTCCCACGGATTGTCTTGCGGTGATGCTCAAGGAAAAACTTCCCAAGGCGCATTTTTTGGAACTCGGCTTTTCCGGTTTTACGGATATTTCCAGGGGGACCTTGAAGAGCGCGCTCGCTCAACTTCCATACGGAAGTAAGGTGAGAAGAAACGGCAAGATTGAATCGATTCCTCAGCTCAGTCTCAAAAAGATCGTGGAGATCAGCGGAAGTTACGCCGAATTTTTCGCGATTCCTTGGGGAGACGTTTTTACCGCATTTATTTCAACAGAAATTCCGAATATTACGGTTTACTCATCTTTACCGGCTTCTCAAGCGAAGATTTTGAGATTGCTCCAACCGACTACCGTGTTTTTAAAAAGTTCCCTGATTCTAAAAGGAATGCAAAAGCTCGTGGAGTTGGCGGTGAGCGGACCCGACGGAGAAAAACGCAAACAAGGTTCTGTTCTTCTTTGGGGAGAGGCTTGGACCGAAGCGAGTTCGAAAAAGGTTTCGATCCGTATGCGTTGTGCAGAAGGTTATGAATTTACGATGGAGTCCGCGCTCGCGGCCGTTTCTAAAGTAGAGAAGGGCAAGTTTCAAGCGGGTTTTACGACTCCCGGAAAAGTCTTCGGTTCCAAATTCGTATTAGAAATCCCTGGTACTAAAATTTTGTCTTAATCTTTTGCGCTTTGCGTCTTGTGTTTGGATTTCATGAAAGTTGTTTTGCCGTTTTCGAAGCGCTAAGAAGTGACGAACGATTTTACGATTCGCGTCGAACCTGGCGGAATTGCCGAGGTCTCATTTCGAATTCGTAGAACACAATGGAAAACAACATTTTCAATCAACTTGCCAATCAATACGACACGAATGAAAGAAAAGAATTAGCGAGAATCATCGTGGATGCGATACGACCGGAGCTGGTTGACTGTAAGAACAAAACTCTTTTGGATTACGGATGTGGAACCGGTTTGGTTGGATTGGAATTTTGTTCCCAAGTGGATCGATTGTTTTTGATGGATTCTTCCGCGTCGATGTTGGAAGTGGTGCAGGAAAAAATCGTTCAGAGCAAAATCGAAAATGCAGAAATTGTATATGATGATTTTATAAAGTCATCATCGAACGTTCGAGCGGATTTTATCATCGCTTCTTTGGTTCTTCTGCATGTTCCCGATGTAAGTCGATTGCTACGCGGTTTTTATAAGGCTCTAAATCCAAACGGAAAATTGATCATCGTCGATTTTGATAAGAATGAATCCGTTTCTCATCCGAATGTTCACAGCGGTTTTACTCGGGATGATATCGAATCTTTACTAAACGATTCCGGTTTTCACGCAGTCAAAATCAAAACGTTTTATCACGGCAAAAGAATTTTTATGAACCAAGATGCTTCCTTATTTATCTGCACGTGTTCCGTTTGTTGACTGACGCGTGTTTTTACGAAATTCGCATTTCGCATTGACACACTTCGCTTTAAATAAAAAATCATCGAATTCTAAAATAGAACGGATCTTAATATGCCACTTAGCACTCGTGTCGTTCAAATTTGTTTATTCCTGTTCGCGTTCATCGCGATGATCGGCGGAACCTTACAAATGATTCTCGGTCAACCGACTACAACCCCGCGTCTTGATAATGTTCATAGATTTTTGGCAGGGATTTATTTTTCAATGGGGTTGATTTGTTTTTGGGCGGGTTATACCGTTCGAATCCAAAAGACGCTCGTATATCTGATCGGACTCGGGGTATGGATCGCCGCGATCGGAAGACTGGTTTCGATTTCTATCGTCGGCCTTCCCGAACCTGCACAACTTTGGCTTGGATATCTTGTTCCGGAGTTGTTAGTTCCTCCGATTTTGATTTTTTCACAATGGAAAAGGAAGGATTTGGATTAAGAGAGAATTCTCCCTTGCAATGGATCGGAATCGAAGTTATTATTGGAAGTATATTATAGATTTCTTTTTTACGAAGAATGAATACAATGAACGAGTCCTTGAACGTTCCTGAAAAAATTTTATCCAAACTTAGACTTGTTTGTCTCGATCTTCCCGAGGTATATGAGGAGCAAGCCTGGGTGGGAACGAGATGGTGCGTAAAAAAGAAAAACTTTTCTCATGTTTTGATGATCCATCAGGGTTGGCCCCCAGCTTATTCAAAAGCCGCCGGAACGGACGGACCGGCTTGTGTTCTTACCTTTCGATTTTCTGCGGCAAAATTGGAAGCTCCCAGATTTTACCGTTCTCCATTCTTTAAACCCGCTTGGTGGCCCAACATTGCGGGTCTTGTGATCCAAGAGAATGTCGATTGGGACGAAGTAGGAGAACTTCTTTTTCAAAGTTATTGCGAAGTGGCCCCGAAAGCCTTGGTCCGACTCGTCGAGGGCCGATGAAGGTTTTAGGAAGAATCGAATCTACTCGTTCAATCCCAGACGAATAGCCATCCGATCACCTTGTAGACTCCGTAAAAAATCCAGCCGAGAGGTCCTAACATTTTTTTAGGTTTCAGGTTTATATAAACCGTGGAATATTTGGTCTGCATTTCGGAAGAACGTTTGCTTCCTTCCAATCTTTCTATTTCCACGTTGACTCTTTCCAATTCTCTTTCGATCGCCAAAAGATCCTGAACGTTATGCGCCTTGTCTATAAGGGCCTGATATTTCGTCTTAATTCTTTTGAAACTTTCCAGCTTGATGAGATTGTCTTTGTAGAAATCCGTGATATCCAAGCCGGTAACGTCTTCGCTTTCGACGTCTCCGATTTGTCTAAGAGCCATCAGAAACTTTTCGAGATTTTCGGAAGGGACTCTTACGATCGAAACCGTGGAACTGTCTCTTGTTACGAATCCTTTCCATTCTTTCGTGAGCGATTTGATTTTTTTTCGGACTTCGTCAATGTCCTTAACCGAGATATCCAGATTTGCGGTAAATGATATCATTCTATCTTCGGTAGAAGAGGTAGTCGATTCGCTTCCACCTTCACCGGTCGTTCTCGCCATCTGAACTTTTTCACGAGAAGAACAACCTGCAAAGAATAACAGAATTAGTAAGAATGGAACTGGTATTGTCGTTTTGATTAAGGTCCAAGATTTCATAATCGTCTTCCTTGTTTTTTGAGCAAAAGAATATAAGATTCTATCCCGCTTTTTTGGCGAAGCGGTCATCGGAATTCTTAATAAAACTACAACGATTCATCAAGATTTTTTTGATTCTGAAGACTTACTTTCCATAAATCGATGCAACGCATCGACAAACAGAGCCGAATCTCCTTGGACCGCGGAGAGATCGATCAAAAAGAAAACCACGGAGTTGACCCGAGACTTTAGAAAAATATAATTCTTTTTGAAGATCAGGTCCAAAACGTCCTCTCTTTGAAGACGTAGTTCTCCCTTTTCGTCGAAAATTTGAATCGTATCGTTTGAAATTCGGATTTTTCCGTCCATGGCCTTGAACTGCATTCTTTTTAAGAAAATATAAGGTCTCAAAATATAATAGATTCCGATGAACCCGAAAAAGAAGGTGAACACGGTTTTCATATATGCGTCCGTGCCGATCCAAAATTCGATCCCGGCAAAAACGAGCAATAACGGCCCCAAAAGTTTTCTTTGAAACCAGAGAAAGGGGCGATTGTAATAACCGAATAGATAATTCTTTTTTTGTTTATTCGCGCTGAGAGAATATAAAAATTCCATAATTTACTCCGAATCGTCGATCCAAAGAAGTTTTAAATTCTTGGACCTAATGGAGTAACGAATCTACGACAAAATTTTTTCACTCTTTCCGGGCGGAGTCACGGATCGAACCGATGAATGGGATCGATCCGATCCGATCCGATTTCTTCAAACGAGAGTGGTTTCCGAAAAATTGATTTTTCTTTCCTCGCTTTCGTATTTTTGGAAAAAGGCACGGAATTCTTCCGTGGAATAAACCTCTTCAAAGAATGAAAATTGAGGAAACGGTTTGCCGATATTGGCCTTTTTAAGGAGTTCCGGAATTTGCCATTTTCCTTCATCCGTTTTCTGAAAGAAAAAATCGTTGGTTTCGTCGTTTGCCGGATCGTATTGAATGTTTTCGGATTGGAATTCTTTGGAAAGAATTCTCCGTTCCAGGTCTTTCAGAAAAATAAAATTCTCCCTTACGTTTTCCCCTTCGAGCTCCGCTTCTTTTTCGTTTTGGAATTGAGTATAAAAGAAAGGACACATTTTCCAATAGACTGCGAGCGCAGTCCCAAGATCGCATAACGGACTTTCTGCGACCCAACGGACGAACTTCATGCCGCCGTCCCAATCGTATTCAAGTAAAGCATAATGGAGTTCCAGAGAATTTTTCAATTCCTCAAAGCTCTTTCTTTGAATCGGACCAAACGCAGAACTGGAAAAGTAAGCTTCGATAAACGCAAGTCTCTCGACTGGGAAGGGAAGATTTTTCATCAGACACTCCTTTCTGGTTGAACCGGATCCTTTCAGAAACCGTCATTTTGAAGAAGATTTTCGCAAAAGAATTCTATTTTTCAACTCAGTTGATAATATGGGAAAGGAAATCGTAAATTTAAGACCGAGCTTCTTGCCGATTTCATCGACACATTATTTATAAAATTAGAATATTCTGATTTTATAATATAATTTTCTAAAGACAAATTCGAAAAACGATCGAACGCATTCTTGTGAAATTTGGAATTCTTCCCAAAGCAAGAAACGCGCTCGATCCGACCGCTCTCTCAGTAGAGAGCGGCTCCGAAATATCCCATTGCAGGAGGAACCATGTTACCAATGATCGTAGTATTCGACAGGGCCGGGTTGTTTGTGGTCAATCCCGTCGAAGAAGAATGGAAGATATAGCTCTTTCCATTGAATCCGTTGTAACCCCAGGAACCCACGTAGAGATCCGCATATCCGTCCCCATTTACATCCCCGGTTCCCAATCCCCAGCCGTATAATTCACTCAAAGGGCCTGTCATTGTCAAAGTTGCCGTTGTTTCGCTTACAAATCCGGATGCAATGTTCATATGAACATACACTAAACCGTTGACAGCGGGGGGGCCTGCAGGTGGGACCGCAGTTACGATGATATCCGCATTTCCGTTATTGTCCAAATCCCGAAGTTTTACGAAATATCCATAGTTGTTATTTGCGGTGCTTCCGTTAATCATGAGGATTGCTCCTCCCACGGTGGAGGCCGTGATTCCAGCCGCAGTTGCAGAAGAACTATAGGTAAGAACTCTTCCTCTGGAAGTATTTTGACCCGGCATTCCTACCGCGATGTCCGCGTGTCCATCTCCACTGATATCGCCGCACGCAACAGCATATCCGAATTTATCTCCGGCAACTCCCGTTCCAGTTGCTGGTGCAGGGTTCTGAATCGTCGTAGCCGGTGCGGCTCCGATTCCGGTGCTACTTCCATGATACACGTAAACGGCTCCTCTTTGACCACTATACCCATACGAACCGATTACGATATCTTCATACGTATCTCCACCGGTATTGTTGATCTGTCCGGAAGCCAAGGCGGAACCAAATAAGTCGTTGGACGCGGTTCCTTGGCGCATTGCGGAAGCCGTGGTTGTATCGAAGTCCACAATTCCTGCGTTCCCGGCCGAGTTGAAAACATAAACTTTTCCTCTGGAAGTGCTCGCACCGGGGGCGCCCACGACTAACTCGCTGTATCCGTCTCCGTTTGTATCTGCGCCTAACACTGCGGCGCCGAACTGTTCGTTTGCCGCGGCTCCTACAATCATCGTGGAAGCAAAGGTGGACCAAGAAATGGTAACACCGGCGCTTCCAGAAGAATTAAATACATAAGCTCTTCCTGTTGAACCGCCGTATAAGGGAGCCCCAACCAATACGTCGGCGTATCCGTCTCCGTTCACATCCGCTAAGGCCACGCTCTTTCCGAAGTTTGAAGTCGAAGGTCCGATGATATAACGGTTAGCCGCGGGTGCGCTTGTGGCCGTAATTCCAGCCGTTCCTGAAGAATGGAAAATATAAACCATATTCTCATTCTCCGCACCTATGACCGTATCGACGTATCCGTCACCGTTGATATCTTTATTGGTTCCTTGACGGAATGTCACCGTGGTGATCGCGGAATAATTGTTAGCCCCGTCTCTACTTTTAACGCTGATGGTATGTTGAGATCCGATTCTCCATTGACTTGCGCCGGAAGGAGTTTTATAAGACCAGTTCGTCGTTCCTGAAACCGTGAAATAAGCGCCTGCGTCTATGGAAATTTCCACACCGGCTACGGAGTTGCCGTCGGCGGCGGTTCCGAGGATCATTCCACTTTCAAGGACGGTTTTATTCTTCAGGTTTTGGATCGTCACCGTTGGTGCGGTTACGTCTAACGCGGCCCCCGTCCAAAAGGACCAAGTGAATGGACTGGCCGGATTTCCGGCAAGGTCCTTAGCCCCGGCCGTGATACTCGCCATATAATTCGTTCCGGGGTTTAAGTTCGGACTCGGAGTAAATGTAGCCGTGGTTCCGCTACAACTTACCGTCCCAGGCGCTCCTCCCAACGTAAACGTCGCCGTCGTCAGCGTTGTACAGTCCATTGTCTCACTAAAAGCAACCGTGATCGTTGCGTTAGGCGCTACACCGGTTTGTCCCGGATTCGGATATTCCATAGAAACGGAAGGCGCTATAACATCCGGTGTAGCGCCGGTCGTAAAGGTCCAAGTATATGGAGCGGCTAAAGAATTTCCCGCGCTATCCTTGATCGCAGTGGTGAGAGTCGCGGTATAAGTGGTTCCGTAACCTAAATTGAAGAATGGAGTAAACGTCGCCGTTGTACCGGAACAACCCACGGTTCCGGCGATCGCACCGCCGCCGGCTAAGGTCACGCTCGTAGTTGTGATCGTCGCACAGTTCAAAGACTCGCTAAACGCGATGCTGAGAATGCTATTCACCGGAACGTTTGTCGCGCCGACGGTAGGACTTACAAAAGAAACGGTTGGTGGAGTTGTATCCGGAGCGACTCCCGTTGTAAAACTCCAGGAATAAAGTGCAGGTATGGAATTACCCGCAAGATCTTTTGCGGCAGTCGTAATGTTTGCCGTATAGGTTGTGTTATAAGCCAAGGTCGCGCCCGGTGTAAACGTTGCAGAGGTTCCCGAACAAGTTACGGTTCCTGCAACGGCTGCACCTCCGGTTAAAGTAAAACTTGCGTTGGTGATCGTCGCGCAGTTCATCGTCTCGCTAAAGACTACGCTCACACTTGAATTTACACCGACTCCCAAAAGAGAATTTGCAGGAGTTACTAAAGAAACGATCGGAGCAGTTGTATCCGGGGCCGCTCCTGTGGAAAAGCTCCAAGAGAAAGGAACCGCAAGAGGATTTCCTGCGAGATCGGTAACGGTTGTTGCGATCGTTGCCGTGTATGCGGTTCCGTATGCTAAAGAAGAACTCGGAGTGAACGTTGCACTTGTACCCGAGCAACCTACGGTTCCCGGAATCGCACTTCCATCGCTCAAGACAATACTTGTAGAAGTCA
This window harbors:
- a CDS encoding class I SAM-dependent DNA methyltransferase gives rise to the protein MENNIFNQLANQYDTNERKELARIIVDAIRPELVDCKNKTLLDYGCGTGLVGLEFCSQVDRLFLMDSSASMLEVVQEKIVQSKIENAEIVYDDFIKSSSNVRADFIIASLVLLHVPDVSRLLRGFYKALNPNGKLIIVDFDKNESVSHPNVHSGFTRDDIESLLNDSGFHAVKIKTFYHGKRIFMNQDASLFICTCSVC
- a CDS encoding Ig-like domain-containing protein encodes the protein MIKIILTILLIAVNTGCVNGGKTSLPFLAYLDLSNKANVFSVSQITPGSGVSGIPLNTAIQVTFSGSIDTSSVNASTFYLMQGGTLIPSSLAITDTTAVLTPNSPLSASTIYTATIAKEIKSASGTALTDNFTWSFTTAATLDLIAPAVSLTTPNNGSPSVPNNSSVSVAFSENVNCTTLNAATFTLDNGAAVPGTVSCAGTAATFTPAGALAQNTTYTAKISTGAKDLAGNSVAALYAWNFTTGTAPDITPPNVSFISPINGSTGFSINGSISFTFDEAMTCASITSGTVTLDNGGTGVVGTVTCSGTSATFTPAAPLNYGTTYTATITTLVKDLASNYLSAPFIWSFTTGAGPDVTPPTVSLVSPANGTINVGVNTSVSAVFSEPMACATLTTASFTLTGGAAIPGTVSCAGTSATFSPSVALAYNTTYTAKITTGAKDLATNSVAAIYTWTFTTGNAPDTTAPTVSFVSPANGFTGFAINGSLSISFSEVVSCATVTSTSIVLSDGSAIPGTVGCSGTSATFTPSSSLAYGTAYTATIATTVTDLAGNPLAVPFSWSFSTGAAPDTTAPIVSLVTPANSLLGVGVNSSVSVVFSETMNCATITNASFTLTGGAAVAGTVTCSGTSATFTPGATLAYNTTYTANITTAAKDLAGNSIPALYSWSFTTGVAPDTTPPTVSFVSPTVGATNVPVNSILSIAFSESLNCATITTTSVTLAGGGAIAGTVGCSGTTATFTPFFNLGYGTTYTATLTTAIKDSAGNSLAAPYTWTFTTGATPDVIAPSVSMEYPNPGQTGVAPNATITVAFSETMDCTTLTTATFTLGGAPGTVSCSGTTATFTPSPNLNPGTNYMASITAGAKDLAGNPASPFTWSFWTGAALDVTAPTVTIQNLKNKTVLESGMILGTAADGNSVAGVEISIDAGAYFTVSGTTNWSYKTPSGASQWRIGSQHTISVKSRDGANNYSAITTVTFRQGTNKDINGDGYVDTVIGAENENMVYIFHSSGTAGITATSAPAANRYIIGPSTSNFGKSVALADVNGDGYADVLVGAPLYGGSTGRAYVFNSSGSAGVTISWSTFASTMIVGAAANEQFGAAVLGADTNGDGYSELVVGAPGASTSRGKVYVFNSAGNAGIVDFDTTTASAMRQGTASNDLFGSALASGQINNTGGDTYEDIVIGSYGYSGQRGAVYVYHGSSTGIGAAPATTIQNPAPATGTGVAGDKFGYAVACGDISGDGHADIAVGMPGQNTSRGRVLTYSSSATAAGITASTVGGAILMINGSTANNNYGYFVKLRDLDNNGNADIIVTAVPPAGPPAVNGLVYVHMNIASGFVSETTATLTMTGPLSELYGWGLGTGDVNGDGYADLYVGSWGYNGFNGKSYIFHSSSTGLTTNNPALSNTTIIGNMVPPAMGYFGAALY
- a CDS encoding MmcQ/YjbR family DNA-binding protein, translating into MNESLNVPEKILSKLRLVCLDLPEVYEEQAWVGTRWCVKKKNFSHVLMIHQGWPPAYSKAAGTDGPACVLTFRFSAAKLEAPRFYRSPFFKPAWWPNIAGLVIQENVDWDEVGELLFQSYCEVAPKALVRLVEGR
- a CDS encoding GNAT family N-acetyltransferase translates to MNLKLEPIRESHAPSLAIHANSENVFAGLRGSFPFPYQLQDALDYIRACLRDSRSRTYAILFEGNAIGIITLLFKEDVYRFNGEIGYWIGEEFWNRGIVTQAIQSIINIAYTEHGLHRIYAEVFSNRPASARALEKNGFVLDGTNKEAVFKNGVFLDQWIYSKLRNRA
- a CDS encoding DUF4345 domain-containing protein, with the translated sequence MPLSTRVVQICLFLFAFIAMIGGTLQMILGQPTTTPRLDNVHRFLAGIYFSMGLICFWAGYTVRIQKTLVYLIGLGVWIAAIGRLVSISIVGLPEPAQLWLGYLVPELLVPPILIFSQWKRKDLD
- a CDS encoding DUF4349 domain-containing protein; its protein translation is MKSWTLIKTTIPVPFLLILLFFAGCSSREKVQMARTTGEGGSESTTSSTEDRMISFTANLDISVKDIDEVRKKIKSLTKEWKGFVTRDSSTVSIVRVPSENLEKFLMALRQIGDVESEDVTGLDITDFYKDNLIKLESFKRIKTKYQALIDKAHNVQDLLAIERELERVNVEIERLEGSKRSSEMQTKYSTVYINLKPKKMLGPLGWIFYGVYKVIGWLFVWD
- a CDS encoding DUF4274 domain-containing protein gives rise to the protein MKNLPFPVERLAFIEAYFSSSAFGPIQRKSFEELKNSLELHYALLEYDWDGGMKFVRWVAESPLCDLGTALAVYWKMCPFFYTQFQNEKEAELEGENVRENFIFLKDLERRILSKEFQSENIQYDPANDETNDFFFQKTDEGKWQIPELLKKANIGKPFPQFSFFEEVYSTEEFRAFFQKYESEERKINFSETTLV
- a CDS encoding sterol desaturase family protein; protein product: MEINLVTIAIPFFFLLIFLEMGFSAYHKRKLYRLNDSINDLSAGTASQVVGVFSKTVTLAAYIYIYQNFRIFDLPSWPGEALSAVPAGTLGLSSLSWAWILVVGVWVLCFIGYDLAYYWNHRLSHEVNFLWAGHVVHHQSEEYNLTVALRQASFHGIFTWVFYLPLALIGFSPIVMILNGQLNLIYQFWIHTKAIDKFPRWFEAIFNTPSHHRVHHGINPKYIDKNHGGTLIVFDKWFGTFEPESEEPVYGTVKPLQSFNPIWANLHYWWEMVELAWRCPRWSDKIKVFFAMPGWRPTELGGQYPIPEVSAKTFKKYDIDLPKGLSLYSLVWFILSVALAFGMLVKVNSLPWFNIGVISIVTLVSLLTLGGILERKRWALFAEPIRMAILVAGAYALSGEANITLGTLALGAISSVWFLSYRSYFASSQEIDPVQDILRRTA
- a CDS encoding saccharopine dehydrogenase family protein; protein product: MAAKKKNWLLYGANGYTGELIARKAVERGQKPVLAGRSEAKIRPLAEELGLPFRIFSLENPEEVRNQIADCFLVLHCAGPFIETAVPMANACIESGTHYLDITGEIPVYEKLHSLSSKALAKKVMLLPGVGFDIVPTDCLAVMLKEKLPKAHFLELGFSGFTDISRGTLKSALAQLPYGSKVRRNGKIESIPQLSLKKIVEISGSYAEFFAIPWGDVFTAFISTEIPNITVYSSLPASQAKILRLLQPTTVFLKSSLILKGMQKLVELAVSGPDGEKRKQGSVLLWGEAWTEASSKKVSIRMRCAEGYEFTMESALAAVSKVEKGKFQAGFTTPGKVFGSKFVLEIPGTKILS